In a genomic window of Zingiber officinale cultivar Zhangliang unplaced genomic scaffold, Zo_v1.1 ctg135, whole genome shotgun sequence:
- the LOC122036281 gene encoding CDPK-related kinase 3-like isoform X1: MPPLFMLLLLSSSAASLTALVETVESQRRRRNRGWRKRRARAMGQCYGKNVSVSEDDGAAQTSANGAGEIVPGTPARKSRGGATAPLYSYGAGAAWPSPYPQGSASPLPVGVSPSPARSTPRRFFGRPFPPPSPAKHIKAALAKRQGPPKPKDGPVPEDGTGEGERPLDKNFGYNKNFGAKYELGKEVGRGHFGHTCSATAKKGEIRGQLVAVKIISKAKMTTPVSIEDVRREVKILKALSGHKNLVKFYEACEDTLNVYIVMELCEGGELLERILSRGGRYTEEDAKAIVVQILSVVAFCHLQGVVHRDLKPENFLFATKDECADMKLIDFGLSDFIKPDERLNDIVGSAYYVAPEVLHRSYSTEADIWSVGVITYILLCGCRPFWARTESGIFRSVLRADPNFVDSPWPDVSPEAKDFVKRLLNKDFRKRMTAAQALTHPWLRDLQQKIPLDIVIYRLVKSYLRATPLRRSTLKALSKALTEDELFYMRLQFKLLKPTRDGFVSLENFRMALLQNATDAMRESRVVDILNALEPLSYTRMDFEEFCAAAISPYHLEALDGWEQIARTAFEFFEREGNRVISIEELAQDLNLPPTAYSMLKDWIRPEDGKLNVLGYTRYLHGVTIRSSNTRHHR; this comes from the exons ATGCCACCTCTGTTcatgctcctcctcctctcttcgaGCGCCGCTTCTTTGACTGCCCTCGTCGAGACCGTCGAATCCCAGCGACGGAGGAGAAATCGAGGCTGGAGGAAGCGGCGGGCGAGGGCCATGGGGCAGTGCTACGGCAAGAACGTCTCTGTCTCCGAGGACGACGGCGCCGCTCAGACCTCGGCCAATGGCGCTGGAGAAATCGTCCCGGGGACGCCCGCCAGGAAATCCCGGGGTGGCGCGACCGCGCCTCTCTACTCCTACGGCGCCGGTGCTGCCTGGCCTAGCCCATACCCGCAGGGCTCCGCCAGTCCTCTCCCCGTTGGTGTCTCCCCCTCGCCCGCCAGGTCCACCCCCCGGCGATTTTTCGGGAGGCCTTTTCCGCCGCCGTCCCCGGCGAAGCACATAAAGGCTGCTCTCGCGAAGCGGCAAGGTCCCCCGAAACCTAAAGATGGGCCAGTCCCCGAGGACGGGACTGGGGAGGGGGAGAGGCCGTTGGATAAGAACTTTGGGTATAACAAAAACTTTGGGGCGAAGTATGAGCTGGGGAAGGAGGTCGGAAGGGGCCATTTCGGGCATACCTGCTCGGCTACTGCTAAGAAAGGGGAGATCAGGGGTCAGCTTGTTGCCGTCAAGATTATCTCTAAAGCTAAG ATGACAACACCTGTATCAATTGAAGATGTTCGCCGGGAGGTTAAGATCCTGAAAGCTTTATCTGGCCATAAAAATCTTGTCAAGTTTTATGAGGCATGTGAGGACACACTTAATGTCTACATAGTGATGGA ATTATGTGAAGGTGGAGAATTGCTAGAGAGAATTTTGTCCAG AGGTGGAAGATACACAGAGGAGGATGCAAAGGCTATTGTTGTCCAAATACTGAGTGTTGTTGCCTTTTGTCATCTTCAAGGTGTTGTGCATCGTGATTTAAAGCCAGAG AATTTTCTTTTTGCCACTAAAGATGAATGTGCTGACATGAAGCTGATTGATTTTGGACTTTCAGATTTTATTAAACCAG ATGAAAGGCTGAATGATATTGTTGGAAGTGCTTACTATGTTGCCCCTGAAGTCTTACATAGATCATACAGTACGGAGGCAGATATCTGGAGTGTTGGAGTTATAACGTATATTCTGTTGTGTGGCTGTAGACCTTTCTGGGCACGAACTGAATCAGGAATTTTTCGTTCTGTTCTGAGGGCTGATCCCAACTTTGTTGATTCACCGTGGCCGGATGTTTCTCCAGAAGCCAAAGATTTTGTGAAAAGGCTATTAAATAAGGATTTTAGGAAAAGAATGACAGCTGCACAGGCTTTGA CCCACCCTTGGTTGCGAGATTTACAACAGAAAATTCCATTGGATATTGTTATCTATAGACTAGTGAAGTCTTATCTTCGAGCAACACCTCTTAGGCGATCTACCTTAAAG GCACTGTCTAAAGCTCTGActgaggatgaacttttttatATGAGGTTGCAGTTTAAGCTATTAAAGCCAACAAGAGATGGTTTCGTATCGCTTGAAAACTTTCGAATG GCATTACTGCAAAACGCCACTGATGCAATGAGGGAGTCCAGGGTTGTTGACATTCTAAACGCG TTGGAGCCACTCTCGTACACGAGGATGGATTTCGAGGAGTTTTGTGCTGCTGCAATCAGCCCCTATCATCTCGAGGCCTTGGATGGTTGGGAGCAGATAGCAAGGACAGCTTTCGAGTTCTTTGAACGAGAGGGGAACCGAGTCATCTCTATCGAGGAATTGGCCCAA GATCTGAACCTGCCTCCTACTGCTTACTCCATGCTGAAAGATTGGATCCGACCGGAAGATGGCAAGCTCAATGTTCTCGGATACACGAGATACTTGCACGGTGTCACGATACGCAGCTCCAACACGAGACATCATCGCTAG
- the LOC122036281 gene encoding CDPK-related kinase 3-like isoform X2, giving the protein MTTPVSIEDVRREVKILKALSGHKNLVKFYEACEDTLNVYIVMELCEGGELLERILSRGGRYTEEDAKAIVVQILSVVAFCHLQGVVHRDLKPENFLFATKDECADMKLIDFGLSDFIKPDERLNDIVGSAYYVAPEVLHRSYSTEADIWSVGVITYILLCGCRPFWARTESGIFRSVLRADPNFVDSPWPDVSPEAKDFVKRLLNKDFRKRMTAAQALTHPWLRDLQQKIPLDIVIYRLVKSYLRATPLRRSTLKALSKALTEDELFYMRLQFKLLKPTRDGFVSLENFRMALLQNATDAMRESRVVDILNALEPLSYTRMDFEEFCAAAISPYHLEALDGWEQIARTAFEFFEREGNRVISIEELAQDLNLPPTAYSMLKDWIRPEDGKLNVLGYTRYLHGVTIRSSNTRHHR; this is encoded by the exons ATGACAACACCTGTATCAATTGAAGATGTTCGCCGGGAGGTTAAGATCCTGAAAGCTTTATCTGGCCATAAAAATCTTGTCAAGTTTTATGAGGCATGTGAGGACACACTTAATGTCTACATAGTGATGGA ATTATGTGAAGGTGGAGAATTGCTAGAGAGAATTTTGTCCAG AGGTGGAAGATACACAGAGGAGGATGCAAAGGCTATTGTTGTCCAAATACTGAGTGTTGTTGCCTTTTGTCATCTTCAAGGTGTTGTGCATCGTGATTTAAAGCCAGAG AATTTTCTTTTTGCCACTAAAGATGAATGTGCTGACATGAAGCTGATTGATTTTGGACTTTCAGATTTTATTAAACCAG ATGAAAGGCTGAATGATATTGTTGGAAGTGCTTACTATGTTGCCCCTGAAGTCTTACATAGATCATACAGTACGGAGGCAGATATCTGGAGTGTTGGAGTTATAACGTATATTCTGTTGTGTGGCTGTAGACCTTTCTGGGCACGAACTGAATCAGGAATTTTTCGTTCTGTTCTGAGGGCTGATCCCAACTTTGTTGATTCACCGTGGCCGGATGTTTCTCCAGAAGCCAAAGATTTTGTGAAAAGGCTATTAAATAAGGATTTTAGGAAAAGAATGACAGCTGCACAGGCTTTGA CCCACCCTTGGTTGCGAGATTTACAACAGAAAATTCCATTGGATATTGTTATCTATAGACTAGTGAAGTCTTATCTTCGAGCAACACCTCTTAGGCGATCTACCTTAAAG GCACTGTCTAAAGCTCTGActgaggatgaacttttttatATGAGGTTGCAGTTTAAGCTATTAAAGCCAACAAGAGATGGTTTCGTATCGCTTGAAAACTTTCGAATG GCATTACTGCAAAACGCCACTGATGCAATGAGGGAGTCCAGGGTTGTTGACATTCTAAACGCG TTGGAGCCACTCTCGTACACGAGGATGGATTTCGAGGAGTTTTGTGCTGCTGCAATCAGCCCCTATCATCTCGAGGCCTTGGATGGTTGGGAGCAGATAGCAAGGACAGCTTTCGAGTTCTTTGAACGAGAGGGGAACCGAGTCATCTCTATCGAGGAATTGGCCCAA GATCTGAACCTGCCTCCTACTGCTTACTCCATGCTGAAAGATTGGATCCGACCGGAAGATGGCAAGCTCAATGTTCTCGGATACACGAGATACTTGCACGGTGTCACGATACGCAGCTCCAACACGAGACATCATCGCTAG